One Dokdonia sp. Dokd-P16 genomic window carries:
- the infC gene encoding translation initiation factor IF-3, whose product MNQKIRAKEVRLVGENVEVGIYPIQKAQALAAELELDLVEISPNAAPPVCKIIDYKKFVYEQKKREKVMKAKASKVIIKEIRFGPQTDDHDYEFKKKHAEKFLKEGAKLKAYVFFKGRSIIYKDQGEILLLRLAQELEELGKVEQLPRLEGKRMTMFIAPKKK is encoded by the coding sequence ATCAACCAAAAGATTCGTGCCAAAGAAGTACGACTCGTGGGAGAGAACGTGGAAGTAGGGATTTACCCTATCCAAAAAGCACAAGCACTAGCCGCAGAATTAGAGCTAGATCTTGTAGAGATATCACCTAATGCCGCACCGCCAGTTTGTAAAATTATAGACTATAAAAAGTTTGTATATGAGCAAAAGAAGCGTGAGAAGGTAATGAAGGCAAAAGCCTCAAAAGTGATTATCAAAGAAATACGTTTTGGTCCGCAGACAGACGATCACGATTACGAATTTAAAAAGAAGCATGCTGAAAAGTTCCTTAAAGAAGGAGCTAAACTTAAAGCTTATGTATTCTTTAAAGGTCGTTCTATCATCTATAAGGATCAAGGAGAAATACTACTTCTAAGGCTAGCGCAAGAGCTAGAAGAACTAGGAAAAGTAGAACAACTCCCGAGACTAGAAGGAAAGCGTATGACAATGTTCATCGCTCCTAAGAAAAAATAA
- the thrS gene encoding threonine--tRNA ligase, giving the protein MINITLPDGNVKQMDNGATPMDVAKSISEGLARNVISAKFNGQTVETSTPLTEDGSITLFTWNDDEGKTAFRHSSSHVLAQAILQLYPGAKLTIGPAIENGFYYDVDLGDQTISDKDFKSIEDKMLEIARGKHDFSLRSVTKQEALDKYKAEGNEFKVELIENLEDGTITFCDHDDFTDLCRGGHIPNTGIIKAVKIMSVAGAYWRGDENKPQLTRVYGTSFPKQKDLKEYLELIEEAKKRDHRKLGKELELFTFSQRVGQGLPLWLPKGAALRERLENFLKAAQKKQGYEMVVSPHIGQKELYETSGHYEKYGADSFQPILTPNEGEEFLLKPMNCPHHCEIYNSRPWSYKELPKRFAEFGTVYRYEQSGELHGLTRVRGFTQDDAHIFCTPDQLDEEFMKVIDLVLYVFGSLGFENFTAQVSLRDPEKPEKYIGADENWVKAENAILNAAKAKGLNYVVETGEAAFYGPKLDFMVKDALGRSWQLGTIQVDYNLPERFELQYKGSDNEMHRPVMIHRAPFGSMERFIAILLEHTGGNFPLWLMPQQATILTLSEKYEKYAQNVLTLLENHEIRALIDNRSETMGKKIREAEMQKLPFMIIIGEQEENDGTISVRRHGGEDLGSMTMDAFAKMVNAEIASTIKTFEV; this is encoded by the coding sequence ATGATCAATATCACTTTGCCAGATGGCAATGTAAAACAGATGGACAACGGAGCTACTCCCATGGACGTCGCAAAGAGCATCAGTGAAGGACTGGCGCGTAATGTAATTTCGGCAAAATTTAACGGGCAAACGGTTGAAACCTCTACCCCACTTACCGAAGATGGTTCGATCACACTTTTTACCTGGAATGATGATGAAGGAAAGACAGCTTTTCGCCACTCTTCTTCTCACGTACTAGCTCAAGCAATTTTACAATTATACCCTGGAGCAAAACTTACTATAGGACCAGCTATCGAAAATGGCTTCTATTATGATGTTGACCTGGGTGACCAAACCATATCTGACAAAGATTTTAAGTCTATAGAAGACAAAATGCTTGAAATCGCTAGAGGTAAGCATGACTTTAGCCTACGCTCTGTAACTAAGCAAGAGGCTTTAGATAAATACAAAGCAGAAGGAAACGAGTTTAAGGTAGAACTTATAGAGAATCTAGAAGATGGAACAATCACATTTTGTGATCATGATGACTTTACAGATTTATGCCGTGGTGGCCACATTCCGAATACAGGAATCATCAAGGCTGTAAAAATAATGAGTGTTGCCGGAGCTTACTGGAGAGGTGATGAGAACAAACCACAACTTACTCGTGTTTATGGAACATCGTTCCCAAAACAAAAAGACCTTAAGGAATACTTAGAATTAATAGAAGAAGCAAAAAAACGCGATCACAGAAAATTAGGTAAAGAGCTTGAACTTTTTACTTTTTCTCAACGCGTGGGTCAAGGTCTGCCATTATGGTTACCTAAAGGAGCTGCACTACGTGAGCGTCTTGAAAACTTTCTCAAAGCAGCACAGAAAAAGCAAGGCTATGAGATGGTGGTGTCTCCACATATAGGACAAAAGGAACTTTATGAAACATCTGGTCACTATGAAAAATACGGTGCAGATAGCTTCCAACCTATACTTACACCTAATGAAGGAGAAGAGTTCTTACTTAAACCTATGAACTGCCCTCATCACTGTGAGATTTATAATAGCCGCCCTTGGAGTTACAAGGAGCTACCTAAACGTTTTGCAGAATTTGGGACTGTATACCGCTATGAGCAATCTGGCGAACTTCACGGACTAACACGTGTACGTGGTTTTACTCAAGATGACGCGCATATATTCTGTACACCAGATCAACTGGATGAAGAGTTTATGAAAGTAATAGACTTAGTGCTTTATGTTTTTGGATCTCTAGGTTTTGAAAACTTTACAGCGCAAGTTTCTCTACGTGATCCAGAAAAGCCAGAAAAATATATAGGAGCAGATGAAAACTGGGTGAAAGCAGAAAACGCTATCCTTAATGCTGCCAAAGCTAAAGGACTCAACTACGTTGTTGAAACTGGTGAAGCAGCTTTTTACGGACCAAAACTTGACTTTATGGTTAAGGATGCTCTTGGTCGTAGCTGGCAACTAGGTACCATACAAGTGGATTACAACTTGCCAGAACGTTTTGAATTACAGTACAAAGGCAGTGATAATGAGATGCATCGCCCTGTGATGATACATCGTGCACCCTTTGGAAGTATGGAACGTTTTATCGCAATTTTACTAGAGCACACGGGAGGAAACTTCCCACTTTGGTTAATGCCACAGCAAGCTACTATTTTGACATTGAGTGAGAAATACGAGAAATATGCTCAGAATGTTTTAACTTTGCTTGAAAATCACGAAATTCGCGCTCTTATAGATAACCGCAGTGAGACTATGGGTAAGAAAATACGGGAAGCAGAGATGCAAAAACTTCCGTTTATGATTATCATAGGAGAGCAAGAAGAGAATGATGGCACAATATCTGTAAGAAGACATGGTGGTGAGGATTTAGGTAGTATGACTATGGACGCTTTCGCGAAAATGGTAAATGCCGAGATAGCATCCACAATAAAAACATTTGAAGTTTAA
- the rpmI gene encoding 50S ribosomal protein L35, with protein sequence MPKMKTKSSAKKRFKLTGTGKIKRKHAFKSHILTKKSKKRKLALTHDGLVHDADTSNVKLMLNLK encoded by the coding sequence ATGCCTAAAATGAAAACAAAATCCAGTGCTAAGAAGCGTTTCAAGCTTACCGGAACTGGTAAAATCAAAAGAAAGCACGCTTTTAAGAGTCACATTTTGACTAAAAAATCTAAAAAGCGTAAGCTTGCGTTAACGCATGATGGCCTTGTGCACGATGCAGATACGAGTAATGTTAAATTGATGCTTAATCTTAAGTAA